One Phycisphaera mikurensis NBRC 102666 DNA window includes the following coding sequences:
- the hisF gene encoding imidazole glycerol phosphate synthase subunit HisF has translation MLTHRVIPCLDVHAGRVVKGVNFVDLVDAGDPVEIAAAYDAQGADELVFLDINASHEGRGIIHDVVRKVAERCFMPFTVGGGIRTIEDVTRLVQAGAEKVSINSAAVKDPGIVDETAKRFGRCATVVNIDPKRVPLADLADRLTNADAPTESADRPGFGFEVHVHGGRTPTGLDPVAFAIECERRGAGEIVLTSMDGDGTKSGYDLEVTRLVAAAVGIPVVASGGCGHPRHMVEVLQQTEADAVLAASIFHFGEFTIDEAKAEMEAAGLPVRRVGRGPEPGQGQETKRRRDEETKTGSAR, from the coding sequence TTGCTGACCCACCGCGTCATCCCCTGCCTCGACGTCCACGCGGGCCGCGTCGTCAAGGGCGTGAACTTCGTCGACCTCGTCGATGCGGGCGATCCGGTGGAGATCGCCGCGGCGTACGACGCGCAGGGGGCGGACGAGCTGGTGTTCCTGGACATCAACGCGTCGCACGAGGGCCGCGGGATCATCCACGACGTGGTGCGGAAGGTGGCGGAGCGCTGCTTCATGCCCTTCACCGTCGGCGGAGGGATCCGCACGATCGAGGACGTGACCCGGCTGGTGCAGGCCGGGGCGGAGAAGGTCAGCATCAACTCCGCGGCGGTCAAGGATCCCGGCATCGTCGACGAGACGGCGAAGCGCTTCGGCCGGTGCGCCACGGTCGTGAACATCGATCCGAAGCGCGTCCCGCTGGCCGACCTCGCCGACCGGCTCACGAACGCCGACGCCCCGACGGAGTCGGCGGACCGGCCGGGCTTCGGCTTCGAGGTCCACGTGCACGGCGGCCGCACGCCCACGGGGCTGGATCCGGTCGCCTTCGCGATCGAGTGCGAGCGGCGCGGCGCCGGCGAGATCGTGCTGACCTCCATGGACGGCGACGGGACCAAGAGCGGCTACGACCTGGAGGTCACGCGCCTCGTCGCCGCCGCCGTCGGCATCCCCGTCGTCGCCTCCGGCGGCTGCGGTCACCCGCGGCACATGGTCGAGGTGCTGCAGCAGACCGAAGCCGACGCCGTGCTCGCCGCGAGCATCTTCCACTTCGGCGAGTTCACGATCGACGAGGCCAAGGCGGAGATGGAGGCGGCGGGGTTGCCGGTGAGGCGGGTGGGGCGGGGCCCAGAGCCGGGGCAGGGGCAAGAGACGAAGAGACGAAGAGACGAAGAGACGAAGACGGGCAGTGCGCGCTGA
- a CDS encoding PspA/IM30 family protein, with translation MSAIGKYFRAIGYLFTGRIDQARRAIQTNPHVVRATFDRVIAEKKERIHQYKDAVSRLIANQEKKSYRLKQLSEEVNRLEQLKEGAAAKARITVNELKGEGKDLAAIKQHEDYQQCMAAYNDFSGKIAGHTEQIADLESEINELSGTIGGHKVQLQQLLREIDKLKDESSATVADMITAKEEAEIADMISGISEDRTSQELAELRDLRAESKAKARISREVAGTDTKVQENEFLAYAQADTRTSEFDQLIGLAEETDTPAADAEPEAPSREPRLPEN, from the coding sequence ATGAGCGCGATCGGAAAATACTTCAGGGCCATCGGCTATCTCTTCACCGGTCGCATCGATCAGGCGCGGCGTGCGATCCAGACGAACCCGCACGTCGTCCGGGCGACCTTCGACCGCGTCATCGCCGAGAAGAAGGAGCGCATCCACCAGTACAAGGACGCCGTCTCCCGGCTGATCGCCAACCAGGAGAAGAAGAGCTACCGCCTCAAGCAGCTCTCCGAGGAGGTCAACCGCCTGGAGCAGCTCAAGGAGGGCGCCGCCGCCAAGGCCCGCATCACCGTCAACGAGCTCAAGGGCGAGGGCAAGGACCTCGCGGCGATCAAGCAGCACGAGGACTACCAGCAGTGCATGGCGGCCTACAACGACTTCTCGGGGAAGATCGCCGGCCACACCGAGCAGATCGCCGACCTGGAGAGCGAGATCAACGAGCTGTCCGGCACGATCGGCGGCCACAAGGTGCAGCTGCAGCAGCTGCTCCGCGAGATCGACAAGCTCAAGGACGAGTCCTCCGCCACCGTCGCCGACATGATCACGGCGAAGGAGGAGGCCGAGATCGCGGACATGATCTCCGGCATCTCCGAAGACCGCACGAGCCAGGAGCTCGCCGAGCTGCGCGACCTCCGCGCCGAGAGCAAGGCCAAGGCCCGCATCAGCCGCGAGGTCGCCGGCACCGACACCAAGGTGCAGGAGAACGAGTTCCTCGCCTACGCCCAGGCCGACACGCGGACCAGCGAGTTCGATCAGCTCATCGGCCTGGCCGAGGAGACCGACACCCCCGCCGCGGACGCCGAGCCGGAAGCCCCCTCGCGCGAGCCCCGGCTCCCGGAGAACTGA
- the aroB gene encoding 3-dehydroquinate synthase, protein MPDAAPTAGSERSVRVTPGGDAGLGYEVAVGPGLLGGLGERVAEAVPGLASGGRAALISDESLEAYGHTQRAAKSLQAAGIDTTVMVIPVGERRKNLKTVGHLLDLCLDAGLERGHPVVALGGGIVGDVAGFVAASLLRGVPFVQCPTTLLAMCDASVGGKTGVNTKQGKNLVGAFWQPRLVLADVDLLATLPDAELACGLAECLKHGIIRDAALFRFIVERAGAFRSRDAAALTDLVARNVAIKAAVVAADERERGERAHLNLGHTFAHAIEATWRLGKAYRHGEAVAIGIAAATRMAAALGRCPEALVHEVEAGLQAAALPIRGDLAPNAALLKVMLRDKKASGGRVRFVLPTRMGACEIVGDVPEDAVAAAWDAVRA, encoded by the coding sequence GTGCCCGATGCCGCCCCGACCGCCGGATCCGAACGCTCCGTCCGCGTCACGCCCGGCGGCGACGCGGGCCTCGGCTACGAGGTCGCGGTCGGTCCGGGCCTGCTCGGCGGCCTCGGCGAGCGGGTCGCCGAGGCGGTGCCCGGGCTCGCGTCCGGCGGCCGGGCGGCGCTGATCAGCGACGAGAGCCTCGAGGCGTACGGCCACACGCAGCGAGCGGCGAAGAGCCTGCAGGCGGCGGGCATCGACACGACGGTGATGGTCATCCCCGTGGGCGAGCGGCGGAAGAACCTCAAGACCGTCGGCCACCTGCTGGACCTCTGCCTCGACGCGGGCCTGGAGCGGGGCCACCCGGTGGTGGCGCTTGGCGGCGGAATCGTCGGCGATGTCGCCGGCTTCGTGGCGGCCTCGCTGCTCCGCGGCGTGCCGTTCGTGCAGTGCCCGACGACCCTGCTGGCGATGTGCGACGCGTCGGTGGGCGGCAAGACCGGCGTCAACACGAAGCAGGGCAAGAACCTCGTGGGCGCCTTCTGGCAGCCGAGGCTGGTGCTCGCCGACGTCGATCTCCTCGCGACGCTGCCCGACGCGGAGCTCGCCTGCGGGCTGGCGGAGTGCCTGAAGCACGGGATCATCCGCGACGCCGCGCTGTTCCGCTTCATCGTCGAGCGGGCCGGGGCCTTCCGCTCGCGCGACGCCGCGGCGCTCACCGATCTCGTCGCCCGCAACGTGGCGATCAAGGCGGCGGTCGTCGCGGCCGACGAGCGGGAGCGTGGCGAGCGGGCCCACCTGAACCTCGGCCACACCTTCGCCCACGCGATCGAGGCGACGTGGCGGCTGGGCAAGGCGTACCGGCACGGCGAGGCCGTCGCAATCGGCATTGCCGCCGCGACGCGGATGGCGGCCGCGCTGGGGCGTTGCCCCGAGGCACTGGTCCACGAGGTGGAGGCCGGGCTGCAGGCGGCTGCCCTGCCGATCCGCGGCGACCTCGCGCCCAACGCCGCCCTGCTCAAGGTGATGCTGCGGGACAAGAAGGCCTCGGGCGGGAGAGTCCGCTTCGTGCTCCCGACACGGATGGGGGCGTGCGAGATCGTCGGCGACGTGCCCGAGGACGCCGTCGCGGCGGCCTGGGACGCCGTCCGCGCGTGA
- a CDS encoding SMP-30/gluconolactonase/LRE family protein: MDAPPNRPVPARRVAQTGCACGENPLWHPDERALYWIDIVTGRLFRLATEADGTPAAGAVPETVRTGPPVGAASLEADGALLLLGAEGHVQRFDGGRQTTVHEGLCPGTRFNDCLADPAGRLFSGTMSNFEGDGADMTGKLLRLDPDGSTRVVDEGFGIPNGMGFTPDGRHLYLTDTTPGRIYRYAYDPATGDLTDRAVFFEEAGCGCDGMAMDEAGRLWSARWGGRGVWEHDPATGEASRAIELPVDKVTAIAFAGSGLATACVTTAGGNPEDPASSPEGALFVAEMPGVRGAPRHRSRIACG, translated from the coding sequence ATGGACGCCCCCCCGAACCGACCCGTCCCCGCCCGCCGCGTCGCGCAGACGGGCTGCGCGTGCGGCGAGAACCCGCTCTGGCACCCCGACGAGCGGGCCCTCTACTGGATCGACATCGTCACCGGCCGGCTCTTCCGGCTCGCCACCGAGGCCGACGGCACCCCGGCCGCGGGAGCGGTACCCGAGACGGTCCGCACCGGCCCGCCCGTCGGCGCCGCCTCGCTCGAGGCCGACGGGGCCTTGCTCCTGCTCGGCGCCGAGGGCCACGTGCAGCGTTTCGACGGCGGCCGGCAGACGACGGTCCACGAGGGGCTGTGCCCGGGCACCCGCTTCAACGACTGCCTCGCCGATCCGGCCGGCCGCCTCTTCAGCGGCACGATGAGCAACTTCGAGGGCGACGGCGCCGACATGACCGGGAAGCTCCTCCGGCTCGACCCCGACGGCTCGACCCGGGTCGTCGACGAGGGCTTCGGCATCCCCAACGGCATGGGCTTCACGCCCGACGGACGCCACCTCTACCTCACGGACACCACGCCCGGCCGCATCTACCGCTACGCCTACGACCCGGCCACCGGCGACCTGACCGACCGCGCGGTCTTCTTCGAGGAGGCCGGCTGCGGCTGCGACGGCATGGCGATGGACGAGGCCGGCCGCCTCTGGAGCGCCCGCTGGGGCGGCCGCGGCGTGTGGGAGCACGACCCGGCGACCGGCGAGGCCTCGCGGGCGATCGAGCTGCCCGTGGACAAGGTGACCGCGATCGCCTTCGCCGGTTCCGGCCTCGCCACCGCCTGCGTCACCACCGCCGGGGGCAACCCCGAAGACCCCGCGTCGTCGCCCGAGGGGGCGCTCTTCGTCGCCGAGATGCCCGGCGTCCGCGGCGCCCCGCGGCACCGCTCCCGCATCGCCTGCGGGTGA
- a CDS encoding D-glycero-alpha-D-manno-heptose-1,7-bisphosphate 7-phosphatase, giving the protein MAAAPANAKPEAGRSPAVFLDRDETLIHNTGDLGDPAKVELVQGAAMAVASLRGLGFQVVVVTNQGGVARGKYGEADVEAVHARIDALLEHGANGATVAGYYFCPYHPEGSDEAYTREHPDRKPAPGMMLRAAEDLKLDLARSWMVGDAFRDTQAGEAAGCRTVLLHPEAGRLSPARLGELAREQAKKNSGGDEAAEAAAEAHRPDFFAGTLVEAVRVIASQRHTERHRVAAGPPVKTAPPASATPPPADPPTPPQEPKRAPGRAFRPLSLPPEEESGPLVEAPVNALIDRGRPVVERAMQRARGRQDPPKPADPAPPAPAPDAASAAPAPAPAPAGAAETADRRPHPPDPPAVRGEAAPAAPAAPAAPAEPSAKILQQILHELRGNRGGGDASAATIVALVLQALTLVCLLGALWMAAGDDALFQRWALATLVFQGATIAALLVARR; this is encoded by the coding sequence GTGGCCGCCGCCCCCGCGAACGCGAAGCCGGAGGCCGGTCGCTCGCCCGCGGTCTTCCTGGATCGCGACGAGACGCTGATCCACAACACCGGCGACCTGGGCGACCCGGCCAAGGTGGAGCTCGTGCAGGGCGCGGCGATGGCCGTCGCCTCGCTCCGCGGCCTCGGCTTCCAGGTCGTCGTGGTGACCAACCAGGGCGGCGTGGCCCGCGGCAAGTACGGCGAGGCCGACGTCGAGGCGGTGCACGCCCGCATCGACGCGCTGCTCGAGCACGGGGCCAACGGCGCGACGGTCGCCGGCTACTACTTCTGCCCGTACCACCCCGAGGGCAGCGACGAGGCGTACACCCGCGAGCACCCAGACCGCAAGCCGGCCCCGGGCATGATGCTCCGCGCCGCCGAAGACCTGAAGCTCGACCTCGCCCGCTCGTGGATGGTGGGCGACGCGTTCCGCGACACGCAGGCCGGCGAAGCCGCCGGCTGCCGCACCGTGCTGCTGCACCCCGAGGCCGGGCGCCTGTCCCCCGCCCGGCTCGGGGAGCTGGCCCGCGAGCAAGCGAAGAAGAACAGCGGCGGGGACGAAGCCGCCGAGGCCGCCGCCGAAGCCCACCGCCCCGACTTCTTCGCCGGCACGCTCGTCGAGGCCGTCCGGGTGATCGCCTCGCAGCGCCACACCGAGCGCCACCGCGTCGCCGCGGGCCCGCCCGTGAAGACCGCTCCGCCGGCCTCCGCCACGCCACCGCCCGCGGATCCGCCCACGCCTCCGCAGGAGCCGAAGCGGGCCCCGGGGCGGGCCTTCCGCCCGCTGAGCCTGCCGCCCGAGGAGGAGAGCGGCCCGCTCGTCGAGGCACCCGTCAACGCCCTGATCGATCGGGGACGCCCGGTGGTCGAGCGGGCGATGCAGCGGGCCCGCGGCCGGCAGGACCCTCCGAAGCCGGCCGATCCCGCGCCGCCGGCTCCCGCGCCCGACGCCGCATCGGCTGCCCCGGCGCCCGCGCCCGCGCCCGCGGGAGCCGCGGAGACCGCGGACCGTCGGCCCCATCCGCCGGATCCGCCCGCGGTCCGCGGCGAGGCCGCACCCGCCGCACCCGCCGCACCCGCCGCACCCGCCGAGCCCTCGGCGAAGATCCTGCAGCAGATCCTCCACGAGCTGCGGGGGAACCGCGGCGGCGGCGACGCTTCCGCCGCGACGATCGTCGCGCTCGTGCTCCAAGCCCTCACGCTCGTCTGCCTGCTCGGCGCTCTGTGGATGGCGGCCGGCGACGACGCGCTCTTCCAGCGGTGGGCGCTGGCGACGCTGGTCTTCCAGGGCGCCACGATCGCCGCGTTGCTGGTGGCCCGCCGCTGA
- the gmk gene encoding guanylate kinase, with product MSDQSERNPGFLVIVSGPSGVGKSTLVNRLLPRIGAELSISKTTRSLRPGDVDGQHYHFVSVESFQDSVAEDDFLEHAAVHGNHYGTPRRFVTEHLAAGRCVVLEIDVNGAAQVKQLMPEAFGIFILAPDEQTLLDRLRSRAQDDEDVIRRRFNQAKEEIHAAQTSNVYAGFVTNDDLDRALEELVGLVEAERARRVAERSQAAGAGS from the coding sequence ATGAGCGACCAAAGCGAACGAAACCCGGGTTTTCTGGTCATCGTCTCCGGGCCCTCGGGGGTCGGGAAGAGCACGCTGGTGAACCGGCTGCTGCCGCGGATCGGCGCGGAGCTGTCCATCAGCAAGACCACCCGGTCGCTGCGTCCCGGCGACGTCGACGGGCAGCACTACCACTTCGTGAGCGTGGAGAGCTTCCAAGACTCGGTCGCCGAGGACGACTTCCTCGAGCACGCCGCCGTGCACGGCAACCACTACGGCACCCCGCGCCGCTTCGTCACCGAGCACCTCGCCGCCGGCCGCTGCGTCGTGCTCGAGATCGACGTCAACGGGGCGGCGCAGGTGAAGCAGCTGATGCCCGAGGCCTTCGGCATCTTCATCCTCGCGCCCGACGAGCAGACCCTGCTGGACCGCCTGCGGAGCCGGGCCCAGGACGACGAGGACGTCATCCGCCGCCGCTTCAACCAGGCGAAGGAGGAGATCCACGCCGCCCAGACCAGCAACGTCTACGCCGGCTTCGTCACGAACGACGACCTCGACCGGGCGCTCGAGGAGCTCGTCGGCCTGGTGGAGGCCGAGCGGGCGCGCCGCGTTGCCGAGCGATCGCAGGCGGCGGGCGCCGGCTCGTGA